The following coding sequences are from one Mycoplasma mycoides subsp. capri window:
- a CDS encoding ECF transporter S component family protein has product MNKIKLIINWISYFKSIKYVVLTAILSSLLTVIALTTSMIQIAGTGLFQVADGLFLSLTFFIPGPMMLVVGCVYAMIFDLVSGAVFYVPISIIIHILMFATIKLLMYKLPFYLNIMIAELFIFLYVLYAYLINYYSNSSDTSQANVKALISLITDFIQYLVSVISAIVLYNVFNTQSFLNLFKKLDIDIYKNK; this is encoded by the coding sequence ATGAATAAAATAAAATTAATTATTAATTGAATATCTTATTTTAAAAGTATTAAATACGTAGTTTTAACAGCAATTTTGTCAAGCTTATTAACAGTTATAGCCTTAACTACTTCTATGATTCAAATCGCAGGAACTGGTTTGTTTCAAGTTGCAGATGGGTTGTTTTTAAGTTTGACTTTTTTTATTCCTGGTCCTATGATGCTAGTTGTTGGTTGTGTTTATGCAATGATTTTTGATTTAGTTTCAGGAGCAGTTTTTTATGTTCCTATTTCAATTATTATTCATATTTTAATGTTTGCTACAATCAAATTATTAATGTATAAATTACCATTTTATTTAAATATAATGATTGCTGAACTCTTTATATTTTTATATGTTTTATATGCTTATCTAATTAATTATTATTCTAATTCTAGTGATACTAGTCAAGCTAATGTTAAAGCATTAATATCTTTAATAACTGATTTTATTCAATATTTAGTATCAGTAATTTCTGCAATAGTTTTATACAATGTGTTTAATACTCAGAGTTTTTTAAACTTATTTAAAAAATTAGATATTGATATTTATAAAAATAAATAA
- the ald gene encoding alanine dehydrogenase: protein MKIGLPKEIKQNENRVGITPMGVVELIRNNHEVLVESGAGLGSGFSDLEYEKAGAKITKNVEDVWKQEMIVKVKEPLKSEYKYFYENQIIFTYFHLAGLKDLTEELIKNKVIAIAYETVQTPDKALPLLRPMSEVAGRMAVIIASNLLLKNTDKDALGVLVSGTPGTPKANITIIGGGVAGTSALRLAIAMEANVTIIEFNENRIRQLYETYGHKANILKSNYANIAKAVKESDVVISTVLIPGKLAPKLVTTEMVKTMKPNSVIIDVAIDQGGSVETVDHISSHADPTFIRHNVIHYSVPNIPGAVPRTSTIALTNATLTYVVEIASKGWKKAIQDNSALKLGVQTVNGKLVYKNVADSLNIQYTEIDNAI, encoded by the coding sequence ATGAAAATAGGATTACCTAAAGAAATTAAACAAAATGAAAATCGTGTTGGTATTACTCCTATGGGAGTTGTTGAATTAATTAGAAATAATCATGAAGTTTTAGTTGAATCAGGAGCTGGATTAGGTAGTGGTTTTAGTGATCTTGAATATGAAAAAGCGGGAGCAAAAATCACTAAAAATGTAGAAGATGTTTGAAAACAAGAAATGATTGTTAAAGTTAAAGAACCTTTAAAATCAGAATACAAATATTTTTATGAAAACCAAATTATTTTTACTTATTTTCACTTAGCTGGTTTAAAAGATTTAACAGAAGAATTAATCAAAAATAAAGTCATTGCTATTGCTTATGAAACTGTTCAAACACCAGACAAAGCTTTACCTTTATTACGTCCAATGAGTGAAGTTGCTGGAAGAATGGCAGTTATTATTGCTTCAAATTTATTATTAAAAAATACAGATAAAGATGCTTTAGGTGTACTTGTTAGTGGAACTCCTGGAACTCCAAAAGCTAATATTACTATTATTGGTGGAGGAGTTGCTGGGACTTCAGCTCTTAGATTAGCAATAGCTATGGAAGCTAATGTTACTATAATTGAATTTAATGAAAATAGAATTAGACAACTATATGAAACATATGGACACAAAGCAAACATATTAAAATCAAATTATGCAAATATTGCAAAAGCCGTTAAAGAAAGTGATGTAGTTATTTCAACTGTATTAATTCCTGGTAAATTAGCACCTAAATTAGTAACAACAGAAATGGTTAAAACAATGAAACCAAATAGTGTTATTATTGATGTTGCTATTGATCAAGGTGGAAGTGTTGAAACTGTTGATCATATTAGTTCACATGCTGATCCTACTTTTATAAGACATAATGTCATTCATTATTCAGTTCCTAACATTCCTGGGGCAGTTCCAAGAACCTCAACAATTGCTTTGACTAATGCTACACTTACTTATGTAGTAGAAATCGCATCTAAAGGGTGAAAAAAAGCTATTCAAGACAATAGTGCATTAAAATTAGGTGTACAAACTGTTAATGGTAAATTAGTTTATAAAAACGTTGCTGATTCATTAAATATTCAATATACAGAAATAGATAATGCAATATAA
- a CDS encoding SPE_1075/MLC_0560 family membrane protein: protein MKKYFCNLKTSISQNKKQYLIRLGCLLIGLYLFSLSIALYVPTAVGASHVDFTNFSILALFKDWAKVEDKTVEGLVAATNYKLALMSLYGFLLLVSVVFLVLSIIREYKVTKDKKLWLQLIPLIVLDVIINVGLSYVIDGQIEMLKVIGYLDWMFNQSTAYQFRTIFFTIAFVLYIAGLTFWIHSGWLLGSYNSINTNFMRLTKLPFNVSRVLMDVLIIIPGVIMLLVNPISWDIKAKFLLNYVNIGTIGFLFLAGPMLGKTLGLLNKITKIYQ from the coding sequence ATGAAGAAATATTTTTGTAATTTAAAAACAAGTATTAGTCAAAACAAAAAACAATATTTAATTAGGTTAGGTTGTTTACTAATTGGATTGTATTTGTTTTCATTATCAATTGCTTTATATGTGCCAACAGCAGTAGGAGCAAGTCATGTAGATTTTACAAACTTTAGTATATTAGCATTGTTTAAAGATTGAGCAAAAGTTGAAGACAAAACTGTTGAAGGATTAGTTGCTGCAACTAATTACAAACTAGCTTTAATGTCATTATATGGATTTTTATTACTAGTTTCAGTTGTGTTTCTAGTGTTATCAATTATTAGAGAATACAAAGTCACAAAAGATAAAAAGCTATGATTGCAATTAATACCACTAATTGTTTTAGATGTAATAATTAACGTTGGATTATCATATGTAATTGATGGTCAAATTGAAATGTTAAAAGTAATTGGATATTTAGATTGAATGTTTAATCAATCAACTGCTTACCAATTTAGAACAATATTTTTCACAATTGCATTTGTTTTATATATTGCTGGACTAACATTTTGAATTCACTCAGGTTGATTATTAGGATCATATAACTCAATCAACACAAACTTTATGAGATTAACTAAATTACCATTTAATGTTTCAAGAGTGTTAATGGATGTATTAATTATTATTCCTGGAGTTATTATGCTTTTAGTAAATCCTATATCTTGAGATATTAAAGCTAAATTCTTATTAAACTATGTAAATATTGGTACTATAGGATTCTTATTCTTAGCAGGACCAATGTTAGGAAAAACATTAGGATTACTTAATAAAATTACAAAAATATATCAATAA
- the serS gene encoding serine--tRNA ligase, translated as MLDINYIEQNLDEVIQRLNKRNQQDYSEDLKYAVEKNFKRKEILVKSEALKSRKNQLSKEIGILIKDNKNKEAEKAKAEVVSLNEQIIKLDDELRIVNEQILEKLSYIPNLPHKDIYFGKSDEDNVEIRKTKHNPLLTHSTPHWEIATKLGLVDFEKGVKLSGSRFLIYTGLGSKLVRAIADILLKRHEKHNYKEIFCPLIVNKSAMLGTGQLPKFSEDMYQVGEQYLIPTSEVPLTNLHANEILTYDMLPLKYTSFTQCFRQEAGSAGRDTKGMIRLHQFNKVELVKIVHPDQSMNELELLVKDAEDVLNMFDLPYRVVELCSGDIGFSSAKTYDLEVWFPEQNKYREISSCSNCTDFQARNIQTRFKDKDSKIKLVHTLNGSGVAVDRLIAAILENYWDGEKLVLPTILRPYFDNKEFLK; from the coding sequence ATGCTAGACATTAATTATATTGAACAGAATTTAGATGAAGTAATTCAAAGATTAAACAAGCGTAATCAGCAAGATTATAGTGAAGATTTAAAATATGCAGTAGAAAAAAATTTTAAAAGAAAAGAAATATTAGTTAAATCTGAAGCATTAAAATCTAGAAAAAATCAATTATCAAAAGAAATTGGAATATTGATTAAAGATAATAAAAATAAAGAAGCTGAAAAAGCAAAAGCTGAAGTTGTTAGTTTGAATGAACAAATCATTAAATTAGATGATGAGCTAAGAATTGTTAATGAACAAATCCTAGAAAAACTATCATATATTCCTAACTTACCTCATAAAGATATTTATTTTGGTAAAAGTGATGAAGATAATGTTGAAATTAGAAAAACAAAACATAACCCTTTATTAACTCACTCAACTCCGCATTGAGAAATAGCCACAAAACTAGGTTTAGTTGACTTTGAAAAAGGTGTTAAATTAAGTGGTTCAAGATTTTTAATTTACACTGGATTAGGCTCAAAATTAGTTAGAGCAATTGCTGATATTCTATTAAAAAGACATGAAAAACATAACTATAAAGAAATTTTTTGTCCTTTAATTGTAAATAAAAGTGCTATGTTAGGAACAGGGCAATTACCAAAATTTAGTGAAGATATGTATCAAGTTGGAGAACAATATTTAATTCCAACAAGTGAAGTTCCTTTAACTAATTTACATGCTAATGAAATTTTAACTTATGATATGTTGCCTTTAAAATATACTTCTTTTACTCAATGTTTTAGACAAGAAGCAGGAAGTGCTGGAAGAGATACTAAAGGAATGATTAGATTACATCAATTTAATAAAGTTGAATTAGTAAAAATTGTTCACCCAGATCAGTCAATGAATGAATTAGAATTACTAGTAAAAGATGCTGAAGATGTTTTAAATATGTTTGATTTACCTTATAGAGTAGTTGAATTATGTAGTGGAGATATTGGATTTAGTTCAGCTAAAACTTATGATTTAGAAGTATGATTCCCAGAACAAAACAAATATAGAGAAATCTCTTCTTGTTCAAATTGTACTGATTTTCAAGCTAGAAACATTCAAACAAGATTTAAAGATAAAGATTCAAAAATTAAATTAGTTCATACATTAAATGGTAGTGGAGTAGCAGTTGATAGATTAATTGCAGCTATTTTAGAAAATTATTGAGATGGTGAAAAACTAGTTTTACCAACTATTCTAAGACCCTATTTTGACAATAAAGAGTTTTTAAAATAA
- a CDS encoding DUF1904 family protein encodes MPIIKFSGLDKEQVNQFSKNIQTIAELVKADPKNIFVIWENSEIFVTEPDTKPIYVTVEWMSRPDKEQLLADFIVDYFKDYSQKVWVFFTDVNSKLYAHRKKIG; translated from the coding sequence ATGCCAATTATTAAATTTAGTGGACTAGATAAAGAACAAGTTAACCAATTTTCTAAAAATATTCAAACAATTGCAGAATTAGTAAAAGCAGACCCAAAAAACATTTTTGTTATTTGAGAAAATTCAGAAATTTTTGTAACAGAACCTGATACTAAACCAATTTATGTAACAGTTGAATGAATGTCAAGACCAGATAAAGAACAATTATTAGCTGATTTTATTGTTGATTATTTTAAAGATTATTCACAAAAAGTATGAGTTTTCTTTACTGATGTAAATTCTAAGTTATATGCACATAGAAAAAAAATAGGATAA
- the dusB gene encoding tRNA dihydrouridine synthase DusB: MKIRDIQIDGKVVQGPMAGVSNEAFRIISKQHGASLVYAEMVSVAGMVHDNKKTLNMLNVNEIEHPMSMQIFGNDVDEFIKATQWIEKNVDCDIIDLNLGCPAPKVAIRSQSGSALLKTPDLIYEIVKNVVKNTTKPVTAKIRLGWDKNSVNAVEVAKLIEKAGASAIAVHARTRNDFYTGHADWEKIKEVKQAVSIPVIGNGDVIDAKSAKKMLDETGCDAVMVSRACQGNPWIFDQINHYLKTGKELEKPSFEEWKTTVLQHLDLLVKLKTEQHAIKEFRKHLTWYLDVLNNKALTKILKEKANKIETIKDVEEIIKEYKEE, encoded by the coding sequence ATGAAAATCAGAGACATACAAATCGATGGTAAAGTAGTCCAAGGCCCAATGGCTGGTGTTAGTAATGAAGCTTTTAGAATAATTTCAAAACAACACGGAGCTAGTTTAGTTTATGCTGAAATGGTTTCAGTTGCTGGTATGGTTCATGATAATAAAAAAACACTTAATATGTTAAATGTTAATGAGATTGAACATCCAATGAGTATGCAAATATTTGGAAATGATGTTGATGAATTTATTAAAGCAACTCAATGAATTGAAAAAAATGTTGATTGTGACATTATTGATTTAAATTTAGGCTGCCCTGCACCAAAAGTTGCTATACGTTCTCAAAGTGGTTCAGCTTTATTAAAAACTCCAGATTTAATTTATGAAATTGTAAAAAATGTTGTTAAAAATACTACTAAACCAGTAACTGCAAAAATTAGGTTAGGATGAGATAAAAATAGTGTTAATGCTGTTGAAGTTGCCAAACTGATTGAAAAGGCTGGAGCTAGTGCAATTGCCGTTCATGCTAGAACTAGAAATGATTTTTATACTGGGCATGCTGATTGGGAAAAAATTAAAGAAGTAAAACAAGCTGTAAGTATTCCTGTAATTGGAAATGGTGATGTTATTGATGCCAAATCAGCTAAAAAAATGTTAGATGAGACTGGGTGTGATGCTGTTATGGTATCAAGAGCTTGTCAAGGTAACCCTTGAATTTTTGATCAAATTAATCATTATTTAAAAACAGGAAAAGAACTAGAAAAACCTAGTTTTGAAGAATGAAAAACAACAGTTTTACAACATTTAGATTTATTAGTAAAGTTAAAAACCGAGCAACATGCAATTAAAGAATTTAGAAAACATTTAACTTGATACTTAGATGTTTTAAATAATAAAGCACTAACTAAAATTCTAAAAGAAAAAGCTAATAAAATAGAGACTATTAAAGATGTAGAAGAGATTATCAAGGAGTATAAAGAAGAATAA
- the lysS gene encoding lysine--tRNA ligase: protein MLDDRKFSEQELVRRNKYKTLVEQNKDPYKITNWKRNTTLLKLNEKYKDYSKEDLLNLNQELVVVAGRIKLYREAGKKAAFVNIDDQDSSIQLYVRLDEIGDQSFEDFRNFDLGDIIGVKGIMMRTDHGELSIRCKEVVLLSKALRPLPDKHAGIQDIEEKYRRRYVDLIMNHDVRKTFQARTKIIRTLQNFLDNKGYMEVETPILHSLKGGASAKPFITHYNVLNTDVYLRIATELHLKRLIVGGFEGVYEIGRIFRNEGMSTRHNPEFTSIELYVAYEDMFFLMDLTEEIFRVCNAAVNSSSIIEYNNAKIDLSKPFKRLHMVDGIKQVTGVDFWQEMTVQQALELAKKHKVHVEKHQESVGHIINLFYEEFVESTIVEPTFVYGHPKEISPLAKSNPSDPRFTDRFELFILGREYANAFSELNDPIDQYERFKAQIEEESKGNDEANDMDIDFIEALEHAMPPTAGIGIGIDRLVMLLTNSESIKDVLLFPQMKPRE from the coding sequence ATGTTAGATGATAGAAAATTTAGTGAACAAGAATTAGTCAGAAGAAATAAATATAAAACATTAGTTGAACAAAACAAAGATCCTTATAAGATTACTAATTGAAAAAGAAACACTACATTATTAAAGTTAAATGAAAAATATAAAGATTATAGTAAAGAAGATTTATTAAATTTAAATCAAGAATTAGTAGTAGTTGCTGGAAGAATTAAGTTGTATAGAGAAGCTGGTAAAAAAGCTGCTTTTGTTAATATCGATGATCAAGATTCAAGTATTCAATTATATGTAAGATTAGATGAAATAGGTGATCAATCTTTTGAAGATTTTAGAAACTTTGATTTAGGAGATATTATTGGGGTTAAAGGAATCATGATGAGAACCGATCATGGTGAATTATCAATTAGATGTAAAGAAGTTGTTTTATTATCTAAAGCTTTAAGACCACTACCTGATAAACACGCTGGAATTCAAGATATAGAAGAAAAATACCGTAGAAGATATGTTGATCTAATTATGAATCATGATGTTAGAAAAACATTTCAAGCTAGAACTAAAATAATAAGAACTTTACAAAACTTTTTAGATAATAAAGGCTATATGGAAGTTGAAACTCCAATTTTACACTCATTAAAAGGTGGGGCTTCTGCTAAACCATTTATTACTCATTATAATGTTTTAAATACTGATGTTTATTTAAGAATAGCTACAGAACTACATTTAAAACGTTTAATTGTTGGAGGTTTTGAAGGGGTTTATGAAATAGGTCGTATTTTTAGAAACGAAGGAATGAGCACAAGACACAACCCTGAATTTACAAGTATTGAATTATATGTAGCTTATGAAGATATGTTCTTTTTAATGGATTTAACAGAAGAAATTTTTAGAGTATGTAATGCTGCAGTTAATTCAAGTTCTATAATTGAATATAATAATGCAAAAATCGATCTATCAAAACCATTTAAAAGATTACATATGGTTGATGGAATTAAACAAGTAACAGGTGTTGATTTTTGACAAGAAATGACTGTACAACAAGCTTTAGAATTGGCTAAAAAACATAAAGTTCATGTTGAAAAACATCAAGAATCAGTTGGACATATTATTAATTTATTTTATGAAGAATTTGTTGAATCAACTATTGTTGAACCAACTTTTGTTTATGGTCATCCAAAAGAAATTTCTCCACTAGCAAAATCTAATCCAAGTGATCCAAGATTTACTGATAGATTTGAATTGTTTATTCTTGGAAGAGAATATGCTAATGCATTTAGTGAGTTAAACGATCCAATTGATCAATATGAAAGATTTAAAGCTCAAATTGAAGAAGAATCTAAAGGAAATGATGAAGCCAATGATATGGATATTGACTTTATTGAAGCCTTAGAACACGCAATGCCACCAACTGCTGGAATTGGTATAGGAATTGATAGATTAGTAATGCTTTTAACTAATTCAGAATCTATTAAGGATGTATTATTATTTCCACAAATGAAACCAAGAGAATAA
- the trxA gene encoding thioredoxin: MADIIKITSKEQFDKEIKEGKVLVDFNATWCGPCKMLAPILHDFAKKVEGVKFLDVDVDLNRQVAEEFRIMSIPTLITFENGNQVNKHIGFATPDQLKKLID; this comes from the coding sequence ATGGCAGATATAATTAAAATCACTTCAAAAGAACAATTTGACAAAGAAATCAAAGAAGGAAAGGTACTTGTAGATTTTAATGCTACTTGATGTGGACCTTGCAAAATGTTAGCACCAATTCTTCATGATTTTGCTAAAAAAGTTGAAGGTGTTAAATTTTTAGATGTAGATGTTGATTTAAATCGTCAAGTTGCTGAAGAATTTAGAATAATGTCAATTCCTACACTAATAACTTTTGAAAATGGAAATCAAGTAAATAAACATATAGGATTTGCTACTCCTGACCAATTAAAGAAATTGATTGATTAA
- a CDS encoding Cof-type HAD-IIB family hydrolase, with amino-acid sequence MDKKNIIIFSDLDGTLLYDDYIFSPKTIEVVEKLYKKGIYLVPITARTIKDLKQKASLLQIDKFKGIIVASNGAQIYDYKTDKIIFDKTLPKEFIKEMFNRYHNKFFAKMIFYSPNCCYVFAEGKNSKYWAHQVMGLKYISVDSPDQIDEPITHFYIVTNSKATPEENLNEYKYLMNNYADNYKVDSYNNRVFDISVKGVDKGCGVAEVMKYLNLDEKTTHSYGFGDGPNDFSLLKACTTGIAMKNGIIELKEIADDITDYSNDKDGVARYICDKILNVD; translated from the coding sequence ATGGATAAGAAAAATATTATTATTTTTTCAGATTTGGATGGTACATTGCTATATGATGATTACATTTTTTCACCAAAGACTATCGAAGTTGTTGAAAAATTATACAAAAAAGGAATATATTTAGTTCCTATAACTGCTAGAACAATTAAAGATTTAAAACAAAAAGCCAGCTTATTACAAATTGACAAATTTAAAGGGATTATTGTTGCAAGTAATGGTGCTCAAATTTATGATTATAAGACTGATAAAATAATTTTTGATAAAACTTTACCAAAAGAATTTATCAAAGAAATGTTTAATAGATATCATAATAAATTTTTTGCTAAAATGATTTTTTATTCTCCAAATTGTTGTTATGTTTTTGCAGAAGGTAAAAATAGTAAATATTGGGCTCATCAAGTTATGGGCTTAAAATACATATCAGTAGATTCACCAGATCAAATCGATGAACCAATTACTCATTTTTATATCGTTACAAACAGTAAAGCTACACCAGAAGAAAATCTTAATGAATATAAATATTTAATGAATAATTATGCTGATAATTATAAAGTAGATAGTTATAACAATAGAGTGTTTGATATTTCAGTTAAAGGTGTTGATAAAGGTTGTGGGGTAGCTGAAGTTATGAAATATTTAAACTTAGATGAAAAAACTACTCACTCATATGGATTTGGTGATGGACCAAATGATTTTTCATTATTAAAAGCTTGCACAACAGGTATTGCAATGAAAAATGGGATTATAGAATTAAAAGAAATAGCTGATGATATCACCGATTATTCAAATGATAAAGATGGTGTTGCTAGATATATTTGTGATAAAATTTTAAATGTAGACTAG